A single Anopheles arabiensis isolate DONGOLA chromosome X, AaraD3, whole genome shotgun sequence DNA region contains:
- the LOC120906419 gene encoding tektin-3-like isoform X2 has protein sequence MAYEVQPWSSTTHATHNMEQISGPPAKTGTFYQTPRSHPWRPTMGYEAVEVTPLHEQPITNQLVASSYSPSGMCSDPVTFPNLVTGFERNPQHAARAALYTRYTPNEWTTSNVCTYADADKNRNYSEKVRSEAVRLMRETDEKTSQGQRDAARRLGERITDITFWRNELTTELEKLIAESAQLTDTKRNVQKALQDLEPPLHIAQECLYHRESRKGIELVHDHVEKSLLVEVDNLRASQEKLSQLLAKITKQLADCRAAQHSLEDDISHKESALGIDSICHQLNNYSRGINYYGGIEKYDPTVSTPGTWSGSSSTRINNSHSERSKSCQLRSDAESLINAVATSVWDCWSNTNNAFNNRASEMLEAKSKMQLHLHKTQQEIFDVEKHIELLRKAINDKSNPMKVAQTRLEARAHRPGIEMCRDNAHLRLVEEVCTIQDSVATLHRKLQEAEAQHQQLLRTKSQLESNLKQKVDALFIDREKCMGLRRSFPVNNTIKY, from the exons ATGGCCTACGAAGTGCAA CCCTGGAGCTCGACGACGCACGCAACGCATAACATGGAGCAGATCTCTGGGCCGCCGGCCAAAACTGGCACGTTCTACCAGACGCCCCGGTCGCACCCGTGGCGCCCGACGATGGGGTACGAGGCGGTGGAGGTGACGCCGCTGCACGAGCAGCCCATCACCAACCAGCTGGTGGCGTCCTCCTACTCCCCGTCCGGCATGTGCTCGGATCCGGTCACCTTCCCGAACCTGGTGACCGGGTTCGAGCGGAACCCGCAGCACGCGGCCCGGGCCGCCCTCTACACGCGCTACACCCCGAACGAGTGGACGACCTCGAACGTCTGCACGTACGCGGACGCGGACAAGAACCGCAACTACTCGGAGAAGGTGCGCTCCGAGGCGGTGCGGTTGATGCGCGAAACGGACGAGAAGACGTCGCAGGGGCAGCGGGATGCGGCCCGCCGGCTCGGCGAGCGCATCACCGACATTACGTTCTGGCGCAACGAGCTGACGACCGAGCTGGAGAAGCTGATCGCCGAGTCGGCCCAGCTGACCGACACGAAGCGCAATGTGCAGAAGGCGCTGCAGGACCTGGAGCCGCCGCTCCACATCGCCCAGGAGTGCCTGTACCATCGGGAGTCGCGCAAGGGCATCGAGCTGGTGCACGACCACGTGGAGAAGAGCCTGCTGGTGGAGGTGGACAACCTGCGGGCGAGCCAGGAGAAGCTGTCGCAGCTGCTGGCGAAGATTACCAAGCAGCTGGCGGACTGCCGGGCCGCCCAGCACTCGCTCGAGGATGACATCAGCCACAAGGAGTCAGCCCTCGGGATCGATTCCATCTGTCACCAG CTCAACAACTATAGCCGGGGCATTAACTACTACGGCGGGATCGAGAAGTACGATCCGACGGTTAGCACGCCCGGCACGTGGTCCGGTTCGAGCAGTACGCGCATTAACAA CTCGCACTCGGAACGGTCGAAATCCTGCCAGCTGCGCAGTGACGCCGAGTCACTCATCAACGCTGTCGCCACCTCCGTCTGGGACTGCTGGAGCAACACGAACAACGCGTTCAACAACCGCGCCTCCGAAATGCTGGAAGCAAAGAGCAAGATGCAACTACATCTGCACAAG ACCCAGCAGGAGATCTTCGACGTGGAGAAGCACATCGAGCTGCTGCGGAAGGCGATCAACGACAAATCAAACCCGATGAAGGTGGCCCAAACTCGGCTGGAGGCCCGCGCCCACCGCCCCGGTATCGAGATGTGCCG CGACAACGCTCACCTGCGCCTGGTGGAGGAGGTGTGCACGATTCAGGACTCGGTGGCGACGCTGCACCGCAAGCTGCAGGAGGCCGAggcgcagcaccagcagctgctgcgcaCCAAGTCGCAGCTCGAGAGCAACCTGAAGCAGAAGGTGGACGCACTGTTTATCGATCGCGAAAAGTGCATGGGGCTGCGGCGCTCCTTTCCCGTGAACAACACGATCAAATATTGA
- the LOC120906419 gene encoding tektin-3-like isoform X1 → MLCWEGASDYDASPGGPALSSQALHANTFMHSSRKSSVPLPWSSTTHATHNMEQISGPPAKTGTFYQTPRSHPWRPTMGYEAVEVTPLHEQPITNQLVASSYSPSGMCSDPVTFPNLVTGFERNPQHAARAALYTRYTPNEWTTSNVCTYADADKNRNYSEKVRSEAVRLMRETDEKTSQGQRDAARRLGERITDITFWRNELTTELEKLIAESAQLTDTKRNVQKALQDLEPPLHIAQECLYHRESRKGIELVHDHVEKSLLVEVDNLRASQEKLSQLLAKITKQLADCRAAQHSLEDDISHKESALGIDSICHQLNNYSRGINYYGGIEKYDPTVSTPGTWSGSSSTRINNSHSERSKSCQLRSDAESLINAVATSVWDCWSNTNNAFNNRASEMLEAKSKMQLHLHKTQQEIFDVEKHIELLRKAINDKSNPMKVAQTRLEARAHRPGIEMCRDNAHLRLVEEVCTIQDSVATLHRKLQEAEAQHQQLLRTKSQLESNLKQKVDALFIDREKCMGLRRSFPVNNTIKY, encoded by the exons ATGTTGTGCTGGGAGGGCGCCAGTGACTACGATGCTTCGCCCGGTGGGCCAGCACTATCCTCGCAAGCGCTGCACGCCAACACGTTCATGCACTCGAGCCGGAAGTCCAGCGTACCATTG CCCTGGAGCTCGACGACGCACGCAACGCATAACATGGAGCAGATCTCTGGGCCGCCGGCCAAAACTGGCACGTTCTACCAGACGCCCCGGTCGCACCCGTGGCGCCCGACGATGGGGTACGAGGCGGTGGAGGTGACGCCGCTGCACGAGCAGCCCATCACCAACCAGCTGGTGGCGTCCTCCTACTCCCCGTCCGGCATGTGCTCGGATCCGGTCACCTTCCCGAACCTGGTGACCGGGTTCGAGCGGAACCCGCAGCACGCGGCCCGGGCCGCCCTCTACACGCGCTACACCCCGAACGAGTGGACGACCTCGAACGTCTGCACGTACGCGGACGCGGACAAGAACCGCAACTACTCGGAGAAGGTGCGCTCCGAGGCGGTGCGGTTGATGCGCGAAACGGACGAGAAGACGTCGCAGGGGCAGCGGGATGCGGCCCGCCGGCTCGGCGAGCGCATCACCGACATTACGTTCTGGCGCAACGAGCTGACGACCGAGCTGGAGAAGCTGATCGCCGAGTCGGCCCAGCTGACCGACACGAAGCGCAATGTGCAGAAGGCGCTGCAGGACCTGGAGCCGCCGCTCCACATCGCCCAGGAGTGCCTGTACCATCGGGAGTCGCGCAAGGGCATCGAGCTGGTGCACGACCACGTGGAGAAGAGCCTGCTGGTGGAGGTGGACAACCTGCGGGCGAGCCAGGAGAAGCTGTCGCAGCTGCTGGCGAAGATTACCAAGCAGCTGGCGGACTGCCGGGCCGCCCAGCACTCGCTCGAGGATGACATCAGCCACAAGGAGTCAGCCCTCGGGATCGATTCCATCTGTCACCAG CTCAACAACTATAGCCGGGGCATTAACTACTACGGCGGGATCGAGAAGTACGATCCGACGGTTAGCACGCCCGGCACGTGGTCCGGTTCGAGCAGTACGCGCATTAACAA CTCGCACTCGGAACGGTCGAAATCCTGCCAGCTGCGCAGTGACGCCGAGTCACTCATCAACGCTGTCGCCACCTCCGTCTGGGACTGCTGGAGCAACACGAACAACGCGTTCAACAACCGCGCCTCCGAAATGCTGGAAGCAAAGAGCAAGATGCAACTACATCTGCACAAG ACCCAGCAGGAGATCTTCGACGTGGAGAAGCACATCGAGCTGCTGCGGAAGGCGATCAACGACAAATCAAACCCGATGAAGGTGGCCCAAACTCGGCTGGAGGCCCGCGCCCACCGCCCCGGTATCGAGATGTGCCG CGACAACGCTCACCTGCGCCTGGTGGAGGAGGTGTGCACGATTCAGGACTCGGTGGCGACGCTGCACCGCAAGCTGCAGGAGGCCGAggcgcagcaccagcagctgctgcgcaCCAAGTCGCAGCTCGAGAGCAACCTGAAGCAGAAGGTGGACGCACTGTTTATCGATCGCGAAAAGTGCATGGGGCTGCGGCGCTCCTTTCCCGTGAACAACACGATCAAATATTGA